The following are encoded in a window of Arthrobacter sp. OAP107 genomic DNA:
- a CDS encoding ISL3 family transposase, which translates to MAGPRAKLTARAVAWATDALQRFDTSVSALAHQLGFSWHTVWDAIKAEATRRIGITERLAGVNALGVDEHVWSHTGPPGSGMVTGIVDHTRDARGIVHARLLNLVPGRSGKAYADWLKERGAAFTTGIKTAALDPFRGYANAIRDELPEAITVLDAFHVVKLGSAMVDEVRRRVQQDTLGHRGRKGDPLYGIRRALQVGAEHLTDKQTARLDAKLTLGDPHHEVTLAWQCYQKLRNIYHARPERGRELINEVIASFPSCPIPEISRLGRTLKQWKAAILAYFDTNGASNGPTEAINGVIETTRRIARGFRNFTNYRLRCLLAAGGHRPYRIKQTNHA; encoded by the coding sequence TTGGCCGGGCCGCGGGCGAAACTCACCGCCCGGGCAGTGGCATGGGCGACCGACGCGCTGCAGCGTTTCGACACTTCCGTTTCAGCCCTGGCCCATCAGCTCGGCTTTTCCTGGCACACCGTCTGGGACGCCATCAAGGCAGAGGCCACCAGGCGCATCGGCATCACGGAACGGCTGGCCGGCGTGAACGCGCTCGGCGTCGACGAGCATGTCTGGTCACACACGGGCCCGCCGGGATCCGGCATGGTCACCGGGATCGTGGACCACACACGGGACGCCCGCGGCATAGTTCACGCCCGGTTGCTGAACCTCGTTCCAGGACGGTCCGGGAAGGCCTACGCCGACTGGCTCAAAGAGCGCGGTGCCGCCTTCACCACCGGCATCAAGACAGCGGCCCTGGATCCGTTCCGTGGCTACGCGAACGCAATCCGCGATGAATTGCCAGAAGCCATCACCGTCCTGGACGCGTTCCACGTCGTAAAACTCGGATCGGCCATGGTCGATGAGGTCCGCCGCCGCGTCCAGCAGGACACCCTCGGACACCGCGGCCGCAAGGGCGATCCGCTCTACGGCATCCGCCGGGCGCTGCAAGTCGGCGCCGAACACCTCACCGACAAACAAACCGCCCGGCTCGACGCGAAGCTCACCCTCGGGGACCCGCACCACGAGGTCACCCTGGCCTGGCAGTGCTACCAGAAGCTCCGCAACATCTACCACGCCAGACCCGAGCGAGGCAGGGAACTAATCAACGAAGTGATCGCTTCGTTCCCGTCCTGCCCGATCCCGGAAATCTCACGACTGGGCCGGACGCTCAAACAATGGAAGGCAGCGATCCTGGCCTACTTCGACACCAACGGCGCCTCCAATGGACCCACCGAAGCGATAAATGGCGTCATCGAAACCACCCGCAGAATCGCCCGTGGCTTCCGCAACTTCACTAACTACAGACTTAGATGCCTACTCGCCGCCGGCGGCCACCGCCCCTACCGGATCAAACAAACGAACCATGCCTAA